A region of Prochlorococcus marinus subsp. pastoris str. CCMP1986 DNA encodes the following proteins:
- a CDS encoding photosystem II manganese-stabilizing polypeptide, with translation MRIRSLLALVISFCLTFAFVTDKTYAFSERGNAQFTDVVNTGKANDCPSLDSSLVGSISLGNGDSLKGICMHPTEVYVKVPGSKRKEAEFVATKIISPRNNTTVTEVYGDIDSGTFTEKGGIDFQLITVLTPGGLEVPFAFSAKDLTADLPSSIEPGTEVSGATFTPNYRTGDFLDPKARAKNTGVEYAQGLVALGGDDEELAKENIKVDVNGTGVVKLSIENVDSDTDEFAGTFVAIQPSDTDMGSKEPLDVKIIGELYGRKA, from the coding sequence ATGAGAATTCGTTCTTTATTAGCTTTAGTTATTTCTTTTTGTTTAACTTTTGCTTTTGTCACAGATAAAACATATGCCTTCTCCGAGAGAGGAAATGCCCAATTTACAGATGTTGTAAACACAGGTAAAGCTAACGATTGTCCTTCCTTAGATTCATCTCTAGTCGGATCAATATCTTTAGGCAATGGTGATTCCTTAAAAGGGATATGCATGCATCCAACAGAAGTTTATGTAAAAGTTCCGGGATCAAAAAGAAAAGAAGCAGAATTTGTTGCAACAAAAATTATTAGCCCTAGGAATAACACTACAGTTACAGAAGTATATGGAGATATAGACTCCGGTACATTTACTGAAAAAGGTGGTATTGATTTTCAATTAATTACTGTTCTAACTCCTGGAGGTTTAGAGGTTCCATTTGCATTTTCTGCAAAAGATTTAACAGCTGATCTACCTTCCTCAATCGAGCCTGGGACAGAAGTCAGTGGTGCTACATTCACACCTAATTACAGAACAGGAGATTTTTTAGATCCTAAAGCCAGAGCCAAAAATACTGGAGTTGAATACGCTCAAGGTTTAGTTGCCCTAGGTGGAGATGATGAAGAACTTGCTAAAGAAAATATCAAAGTTGATGTAAATGGTACTGGAGTTGTAAAACTATCAATTGAAAATGTAGATTCTGATACAGATGAATTTGCAGGTACATTTGTTGCGATCCAACCTTCCGATACAGATATGGGTTCAAAAGAACCTCTTGATGTAAAAATAATTGGTGAGCTTTATGGAAGAAAAGCTTAA